The Caldicellulosiruptor changbaiensis genome has a segment encoding these proteins:
- a CDS encoding NCS2 family permease gives MLENLFKLKERKTDVKTEVIAGFTTFITMAYIIFVNPTILSTTGLDKQAVFFATCIGAAVGTLIMALYANLPFALAPGMGLNAFFTYTVCLQMKYTPQQALAAVFISGIIFVLITAVGLRQAIVKSIPQSLKHAMTAGIGLFIAFIGFINSGIVVIDPGSKLPKFGDFTAAFNSFTNNPDINKSIIASRGALVAVIGLLIIGILIARRVKGAIIIGIIITTIISFPLKIVDLSKFKFSLEAFKVSAFNFDFAGLFSAHNQGGGIGAVLLSLFAIILTFTLIDMFDSIGTFVGLADKAGMLDEKGDIPNMDRALMSDAIATIVGAIFGTSTVTTYIESAAGIEEGGRTGLTSLVTGLLFILALIIAPFIGLVPSQATAPALIAVGVMMISSIKKIDFNDFEEALPAFLTIVIMPFTYSIANGISAGIIFYVLVKLLRGKAKEVHPITYVLAILFILRFMVIAH, from the coding sequence GATGTAAAAACAGAAGTGATAGCAGGTTTTACAACGTTTATAACAATGGCTTACATAATATTTGTCAACCCCACAATCCTCAGTACAACCGGTCTTGACAAGCAGGCAGTGTTTTTTGCAACATGTATTGGGGCTGCTGTCGGTACACTTATAATGGCACTCTATGCAAATCTTCCATTTGCTTTGGCACCGGGAATGGGGCTTAATGCATTTTTCACATATACAGTGTGCCTCCAGATGAAATACACTCCTCAACAAGCTCTTGCTGCAGTGTTTATATCAGGTATAATATTTGTTCTAATAACTGCTGTAGGTTTGCGACAAGCAATAGTAAAGTCAATTCCACAGTCCTTAAAACATGCAATGACTGCAGGTATAGGACTGTTTATTGCTTTTATAGGGTTTATCAACAGTGGAATAGTGGTTATTGACCCGGGTTCGAAACTGCCAAAGTTTGGTGATTTTACTGCAGCATTCAATTCTTTTACAAATAATCCTGATATAAACAAGAGTATAATAGCTTCACGTGGTGCACTTGTTGCTGTAATTGGACTTTTGATAATTGGAATTTTGATTGCAAGAAGAGTAAAAGGTGCAATAATAATTGGGATTATAATTACCACAATAATCAGCTTTCCACTGAAGATTGTTGACCTTTCAAAGTTTAAATTTAGTTTAGAAGCATTCAAGGTTTCTGCTTTCAACTTTGATTTTGCAGGACTGTTTTCTGCGCATAACCAAGGTGGAGGAATTGGAGCTGTACTTTTGAGCTTGTTTGCAATAATTTTGACATTTACACTCATTGACATGTTTGATAGTATTGGTACCTTTGTTGGACTTGCTGACAAAGCAGGTATGCTTGACGAAAAAGGTGATATTCCTAATATGGACAGAGCACTTATGTCAGATGCGATAGCAACAATTGTTGGAGCTATATTTGGTACCTCTACTGTAACAACCTATATCGAAAGTGCTGCAGGTATAGAAGAAGGTGGAAGAACTGGTCTTACTTCTCTTGTGACAGGACTTCTGTTTATCCTTGCACTGATTATTGCTCCATTTATCGGGCTTGTTCCATCCCAGGCTACAGCTCCAGCTCTTATTGCTGTTGGTGTTATGATGATAAGCTCAATAAAGAAGATTGATTTTAACGACTTTGAAGAAGCTCTACCAGCATTTCTGACAATAGTGATAATGCCATTTACCTACAGCATTGCAAATGGTATTTCAGCTGGTATTATATTCTACGTTTTGGTTAAACTTTTAAGAGGGAAAGCAAAAGAGGTTCACCCAATTACTTATGTGCTTGCTATTCTGTTCATCTTAAGATTTATGGTCATCGCCCATTAG